In Mauremys reevesii isolate NIE-2019 linkage group 9, ASM1616193v1, whole genome shotgun sequence, the genomic stretch ACAAAGCCAGTAATATTCAGTACCAGGATATGTAAGAACACTGACACAGAGCTTAGGATAACATATGCCAGCACATGCCCCCTAGCCTGCAGGCTAACCAGGTACTGTATCCTCACTTGTAGCCTCTGGAGCAGACTCCAGATAGTCAAAATGggtctttttttaatctctggATGAGACAAGATTGTCTATGGCCAACAGCTGCAACCAGGAGTGGACAAGTCCCTGTGGGGCACAGGGAATTCATTACTGAAATAATTTTGCTTGTAGAGAACATGAAAGTAAACTCTTGCCTCACCTTGTGCCCATCTAAATGGGCAATATCCATTTCAAAGCCTATCAGTGCCTCGACCAGCGAGATAGTGACGTTTGTATACAAATCATCTCCTCTTCTTTCGAAGACTGGGTGCCTGTGAACAGAACATAGGAACTTGAACCACTGACCTCTCTTCCCACCTCTACTGCAAAAGTCAGgactagagctgagcaaaattGTTTTGGGAAATAGTAAAGTCACAGAAATATGCATTTTTTTATGGGACTGAAACAATGAATGAGTTCAGGTTGAATTCAACAAATGGCTCTGGCTGAAAAAGAACTGAGAATAAAAATGTCAAAGATGTTGTTTCGATTTgacatttgaaatgtttcatttcaacctGAACAAagcttttcaatttttcattttggcgAGAAAAATTCAAAAGGAACCGATTTTGTTTAATATTTCCATTCAGACACAGAACTGAAAAGTCAATTATTCAGGACCTCTAGGTTGCTTGCTTCCCTCCATTTATGAAAAGGCTTGGAAAATTCACATAAATCTCAGAAGAATGGAGAAGACATTCGTAAGTCTGATTCAGCTTCCTTTTCCTGTGCTAGGGGATGTGCATTACTAAGAATCTTGCCCTGTGAACTGAAAGGAGTGGAGAGGTGTGATAGGCACACTCCAGCCCCCGCATACTCCAAGTGtccccctgcagtgtccagccccatATCCATTGGACACTCACGGAATTACCAGGCCTGCTGGTCCCAAAGGAACAGTTCACTGTCGCTTACTACTTACACCTTAGAACACAGCTCCATGTAACATATAACAGAGAAAGCAagtgtaaccaaggctggtggaaggcACAGTGTGActgtagacaggctgctggggtcagagctgctgatccAGGGCTGTCTAGCACACAGAAACTCAGGGTGCAACCTGCATGCAGGTAGCTGCTTGTGAGcatcccaggctgggagctaCAGTGGTAAAGCATTGTAAGGCAGCCAGGGttgcagggcaagtggtgacacaacccctccctgctctggATTGCACTCTGCACTGTCTCATACATACCTAACTTCTCACATTTTTcatacatacatctcacaatggtTATAATGACCAGTGCGACACTGGGTTCATTAGAGACCTTTCATTATATTCTCTAGTAAACGAGTATGTATATCACAGATGAGGGGATCCCCGTAACTCTTATGCACCTCTTTGCCCTTTGACAGTTGGCACAAAGAGGGATCTGGGACACAAGAGCTGTGTCAAACAGTCCCACATGACTCATCCAGCAGCTTCCTTTTTCCTGTTCTAGCGACATGTATTACTAAGAAACTTTCCATTCACAGGGCAAGAGGTGGAGAGGAGTGCCAAAGTATCATGTGATTCATCCAGCAGCTACCATCTAATCTTAGATTTGGGGCCAAACAAAGCAAAAGGGAAGCATCCTCTGAACAGCTGGCAATAATCTCAAAGTATTCCAACTCCCTTAACATATGACACTCTGCTCTGCAGAGTCCTGCCTCCAGCTCTCCACAAAATCATCAGAGGATTGGCTCTCTCGCCTCACTGATGCTGCTGATGGATAACAGAGGTGCCATTTGAACAGCAAAATTGATACAAAAGACACTGGTAAATTTTCTGTctagtataataataataattggagatatactaatcctagaactggaagggaccttgaaaggtcatcaagtccagctccttgccttcactagcaggaccaagtactgatttatgccccagatccctaagtggccccctcaagattgaactcacaaccctgggtttagcaggccaatgctcaaaccaccgagctatccctccaGGAGAGAAGTAGATTAGCCAGGCAGGTTACTTACTTGAGAACTTTTATTCGGAAGCGTAAGTCACCTGGCTCCCCATCTACATGGGGTTCACCTGTGGAAGTAGGTTAGAAATGGTGTGTTACACTAAGTCATCAATTGGTGCTTCACCAGCAATTAGCCAGCTTGTCTGACAGACTCAGCTCACTAGATGGCTTGGTCTTGTATTCGTCTAAGCTGAAAAAAATCCACACCATTTTTACGAAGGACTCCCTACCTACATGCAACTTCGTAGATGGAAGACCCCAGGCTTTTGCAGTCATGTCTCAATGAACATTGTAGCATGAAATTAGTGCAGAAGACTCACTTATAGAATGTgtgtgtgacagatatggcaatgtCCTGTCACATCCTTAGGACACTTTATTGAATAAAGTTTAAATATCTTTgaggtccattgtattaaatgaatgatttatgtattattgtggttGTCAGCTGCAATTATATGTAACCTCTCTGGAttgcagggggggggagggaggaggaggaggagtaggaGTAGGGGGAGAAAGCAGACAGATGTGAGACCTTGAAATTCAAAGGACTATATTAAAAATGTGCCAGATGAATGGACATGGAGGGACAATAAATGTTAAGTGTATTTCCTGGGGAATACCTAGGGAGAGGTTGATGCAAATTCCTCCCCTCAGGTTATGTGAAaactcagccttttgaagctacgcCCTGAGGAGCAGGTCATTGTCTGCCGATTACCTGTTCCCAGAGATGAGATCAAAGGCCTGAACTGTACAAAAACAGCTGAACTGCTCAGCCTgggttctggttctgaatctgagagTTATTAACTTGTAACCACAGAGACAACCCAGTTATGGGTAATTAaaggactgacacctaccagagccAGAGGCTGGAACTGGGGTGACTcctggtaagctttttagcatctgggtaggttcttttattgttttgattttttctcTGTAATACTTTCACCTTAACAATAACTGTGCTTTCTTAGATAGAGCTGTGTGATAGCTTATAACCATGGGGAACAGACTAGTCATaacctctggagagaaagcaaagcgcaGATGCTGGTCTTttgggcagtctggcttgctgcaGACATCACAGTGTAGactgggaactgtgcagccttggAGATCTCTCAGTCAGGAGGGAAATGAGATGCGGGCCTCTGCCCTAGAGAGATGACTTTTGAGAAGCTGGAAACCTCTAAGTGGGTGCTGTTGAGGGACCACACTGGAGGAGCACAGGAGCCGCTGCCATGAACTGTGACAATGTGGATTATCCAAAACCTACACAGCTATAGTTGAGATACTGTGTAGCACTACAGCTCACATTGATGACTAAAGGCAACCAAGGGTTTATTGGGACATGAAGTCATGATACTAGTTAATTCTGTTAAATGGCTAGAAGAAGAATTTTTGCATAATGGAGACTTGCTGACAAAGCAGGTTGTAGGCAGAAACTGGGTCTGTTTCTGAAGCACGTACCTTTCAGCCCCCTTGGAACGTCAAGGGTGAGCTCAGGCATAGGGTACAGTGATATAGGATTTAGCATTCTGCTCTGTTTTCCCTTTTGACTTCCTGCTTTCACTCTGTCAGATCTGAACAAGTGACAATGGAGAAAGACTCCGCATGCTTGGGCCAGGGGACTTGTGTACACACTTCAAATAGAGCTGAGCATTATGGCAGACATATGTCACAGGTCCCCTTTCTGATAGGAATGCTTTCCCTTTCTGTTGCCAGATGTCTAATATAAAAGCAAGGGGGCTGAACTCTTTAAGCAGGACATTACTAAAATTGACTGTAGGGTGCAGTCTCTAGATTGAGAGAATGCATAGGACAAAACAACTGCTTAAAAAGGAGCAAGATTAAAACAATGCCCCACAGGAAGCACTGAGATTCCTTAATGCTGCCCTCTTCATAATCATCCTAGTGTTACCAAAGCTGATCTCTATGGTGGTAGTGCCATACCTTCCCCGATGAAGGGGTACTCCATGCCATCCCTCACGCCTGGCTCTATCTCTACCTCTAGTGTTCGCTCTTCATTCACAAGCCTGGGGAGATAAAGAGAAACAAAGTAGAAGAGTGGATGCTGTGTTCAGCAAGAAGACAGGTTTTACTCATTTTATTGGACTAGCGCAGGCTACTCCCACTGTGGACTGCTGCTTTTCTCCTGCTGCTTGTATCATTTACTGCACATTACCCAGAGCGGAGGGCAAAAGGTGTCTCTTGCTCTGTCTCCACTGGTGAGCCCTTATAGACAGAAAAGAGCTAAGCTACTGAAACCATCCCAAGATCCCATGTACATCACTACTGCAGCAGTCCCCACCTTCACATACCACAATGGGGAACTGTACTCCTGTTCTACTTCAGCCCCTTTCATAGCAGCGCAGAATGACCTCTTTAGATGGGTGTAAAGTCAAGGAGAGTGGAGctaaaaatgcaaattaaaaaaCCTTTCACCTAATCCAGCTTCTCATTCCTGCCATGACTGCAAAGTATACGATAAAACCAGCTCTCTTTCCCAATAAGCCACGTGGGTCATACTGGTCACACATGCATGTCCTTCCCCCATCTAGTGGCCAGTTGTGATTAGCTATCCATATCGCAGTACAAGGCAGAAACACAACACTCACTTGACATTGGGACACTCATCACAGACAACTTCTTGAGTCATCTGGAAACGCCCAGGGCCTAGCTGGGTGGTCCTCATCTCCTGCCGGCAGTTGCATTTCCGTTTGCCAGGAGCCTGCCGGGCTACTGGCTTGTTCCTAACAACCTGCAAGAAACACATCCAGCAGTTTCATATCAACCAGTCACACGGTATAATGATCTTGAGGCTTTGCAAATAGAATGGTTCCTTCAAGAAACACATTCTAGACAACAAGCTCCAAGATATCTGTGCTGCACCCAAAACAATAATTGCCTTTGATCTTGGAAATGCCTTCCTGAATACAGTCTTCAATTCACTACCTGAGAACCCACGGTGTCACTGTTATAGTCATGTTCCTTTTAAGCCTGCTTCCCAATGCTTATCCACCTTTCTAATAAAAAAAGGTAACATTAGGCTGAAACATCTGATGCCTTTGATGAATTATTTTGGGAAGCTGGCTAAAATGCCATTCCGTTTACAGTAACTAGGAAAGAGTTTTTTCTCTAAAGATATTtttagattttttatttttttttcatatttacatCTCTGAACAAGATTATTTTAAAGATTTAAATCTGGCTGAGGCATTTGTCACTGAAGACAACACTTGAAGACTGCAAGCTCTGCAAGTGCAGTACATGATGATTCTTCTTTTTAACAGGGGTATGCCATAGTGCTAAGCTCCTGGCTTTATTTCAAAACATGTCTTTATACCTGTTTTTTACTGGGTTTAAGGTCTAACAGGATTTCTGTGTCCAGATTCAAGTACTTCTGATGTGCATTTGTGTCCATTTCCATATTATTTGGATGGGAAATCAAATAATTTTTTACACTGAAGAACCCGAGGAAATGAAACATGAAAACTGTTAATACAATGTTGAGATTCAGGAAATTAAAGTTATAGTTCCTAAATCTACCACAATTTGGCCCTATTTTATGTATTAAGGTATACAGTTCATATATACTATGGTACATTGCTATTTACACAcactgggtatatctacactgcagctggaaggtgTGATCACAGCATGTGTAATCTAGGTAGATCAAAGATAGCTTGAGTAACATTAGCAGTGAAGATAGCCATGCCCACCCAAGACATACTTCAATGGCTAGCTTGGGTACATCGACATGTGCTGCAATCAtacctgactgcagtgtagacacacataCCCTTTAAGTTAATGGCATTGCTTTGGGAACCATAATTTTCAGTTGCCTGATTTACACACTTGAACCCTCAACTATAATGCTCGATTAATAcagcttttttgcatttaattcagTACTGGGGATTGCCAGCATTAGAGACATAACTAGTTAAATGAAAGCACCGTATATTTGCTAAACACAGAATGTTAGACGTCTGTTGTGACGGAGATGCTTGGCCATGTAAAAATTCAGTTAGATTAATATGGTGGCAACTACTTTGCTGAAAGAGGCAGGGTTTGATATGAGAGGACCTGACTTCAAGAGACTAAATAAATTTACATCTTGTTTAATGTTTCATCTCTTTGCTGCAGCTTTCTATTGGGTTTTAAAGTGACCTACTTGAAAacatccccttccccacagtgCTTTTGGTTCCCAGAACAGTATCAGGTACTTGGCAGCAACAGGAGGATGTAGAGCATAAGAAATTCCAGCATCGCCTCTCACCCATGTCTGTTTTGTACCTCACCCCTCCTCAGACACACTGTTCGGAAGTAACCCATTTCCATTTCTTTCTAAGAATGCACTATTCCCACCAACAGCTAGGCCAACAgtcagcagcaagctccagggttCAACGGGGAGGCTCCTAGAAATAGACTGTTACACTTACTTCCACAAAGTTTCCTGAGTACACTTCCTCCAGTGTAACTTCCAGGTCCACAATGATGTCACTTCCCCGTGGAATATTCCTGTCTTGCTGACGAGGACTTCCTCCAAACAtgaaaccaaagtccccaaagaAGCTACGGAGTAATGGACATTCATTAATTCAGGAAGAAGTTTAAGTTCACTCCAGCTATGTGGTTTCATAAACAGGATCTCTGTTAGAACACAGAGATCGAATGCAGCAATACGCTTCCTTGAAGCCTCTTCTCACCACCATATAAGATGCACTGTACAGCAAATTGAACATTGTCAAACCAAATGCTTATTCTTGGCCGATATTCCTTCAAATACAAGTTGCATGCTTTCAAAGACAAACAGAAATCAGTCATTTTGGGAGAGATTTCCTTATTTAAAGTCATCACAGCTAGGAATAAATTtctggcaccacatctaaggtaCATGGCCCCGataaccatagtatctgagttcTTCACAGTCTAACATATTTATCTCCTGTGAAGCAGGAAGCACTATTAATCTCATTTACTGATGGAGACTGAAGCACTGAGAGGCTTCGTGACTTGCATCCTCACAAAGGAAGCCTGTGGTGAAGtaggaaattgaacccaggtctcctaaatcCTAGGCTAGAGCCCTAGGACATCCTTTTATGCAGTACCAACGTTCAGACAAGGACACTATTTGAGGGTGGACACTGAGGGGTCTTCTTGAGGAATGCGTCAACTGGCTTCAAGGGAATCCAGCCCTAGCAGACAGAGTGTTTAGTGGAGGAAGAGACAGAAACCAAGCATGGcctttctttttattcagtcaaACTAGTCAATAGGGGCTGCTCTCATCCTTCAAGCAGACCACACCAGCAGATACTGACACCCTAAAGGACAACTGTAGCAAAGATATCTCTATCAGAAATGAATAATCCACAGGTTTACCCTGAAGCAAGAGGTGCTGTTTGAAGTGCTAGTGAATGAAGAGGTCAGATTTTGCTGTACTTAAACCAGTAAAAACCGGGAAAAGATACTGTAcagttttccttaaaaaaaaccaaacaaaccccaaaccattATCTGTGGCAGTGTAATAAACACCAGGCACACCCCAGAGGATGCAAGAAAGATTCTGCATATTTAATGCAATTACAATCTATTATACATCACTCACACTAGCAAATCTGCCAAGTGAACAATGCTggtttgtgggggagagagagaacaaacatgGTCTTCATGCCCATTACTCAGTGGAAGAAGGGACTGGGATGTGTGTGAAAGCAGCAGCTAGGATACGAGTGTTGAATACACACTGTTGATTCATTTATCTTTGACCAGGGAAAAATGAGGAGATTGAGGCTACTAATAACAAAGCATCTGGTCAGTGCTGGAGTCCGTGAAGTAGTATTGGTGTCTTTATATTATGGACAAAATTAGTCTTCCCTGCCTGCAGAGTAGTTTGCCTGGATGAAAGCTTACTGTGAGAAGATGTCTCCATGGGAACCCTGGTGACCATCTTTCAATCCCTCCTCGCCATATGTGTCGTACTGCTTTCTCTTCTCCTCGTCTGAGAGCACCTGGAAGGGCAGAGGATGTGGGACAATAAACACTAGTGCGTAAGTGAACTAGGTTATTTAGACAAGGCTTTTGAAATGAACCCTGATGTTATTCCTAAATGAGGAACAAGAGACAATGGAGGCACTGAGAGAAGACTGTATTATGGTGGTGCTGGTCATGACTCCATTATTACCATTAAGTCAAAAGTTTTCAGTTTAACGAGAGCTATAAACCTCAGCTGTGTTAAGGTGGAATAACTTCCCAAATTCATGGAATGTGTGACAATCAGATGTACTGATCCATTGATCCAAAAGTATGTGAGGTGGCTGTTAAAGTTTTGCATCAGGGTGGGACTTTGAAGAAGCTGCAATACATACAGCTTTTGGGTATCTGTTGGAGATGGAAGCAAAAGCCTTATAGAGTACTGGAGTGTGTTATTGACAGTGTTATACTCAATATGAAGTTGAAAAGGAAGGCACCAGTATTTCCTCTTAACTTCATATTTCCATGCTTCTCAGGTTCCAAGGGGGTAGCATACACCCTGATGCAACCTTAACTGCCACTAAATATAGCTTTTGTTTGCTAACTTATCTTGATATTAGAACAATTACCAGCAGCTATAGCTAGGCTGTTAAACAAATAAATCTTTACTATACCTGTTGGAGCAcatttgagcattagcctgctaaacccagggttgtgagttcaatcattgagggggccatttggggattggccctgctttgagcagggggttggactagatgacctcctgaggtcccttccaaccctaaggaccttgagctgcatgaaacataaCTTTCCAaaataacgaggagtccggtggcaccttaaagactaacagatttatttgggcataagctttcctgggtaaaaaacccacttcttcagatgcatggagtgaaaaaatcacagatacaggcataaatataccgGCACATGAAGAGAACTCAGTACCAATGtaggcacaagaacaaatggatataaactggccatcaggaggtttagacttgaaattagacgaaggtttctaaccatcagatgagtgaagttctggaacagccttccaaggggagcagtgggggcaagagAAATATCTGGCTTCAAgcctaagcttgataagtttatggaggggatggtatgatgggatagcctaattttggcaattaattgatctttgactattagcggtaaatatgcccagtggcctgtgatgggatgttagatggggtgagatctgagttactgcagagaattcttttctgggtgtctggctggtgagtcttgcccacatgctcagggtttaactgattgccatatttggggtcgggaaggaattttcccccagggtacactggcagaggccctggggttttttcgccttcctctgcagtgtggggcacgggtcacttgctgaagaattctctgcaccttgaagtctttaaaccacgatttgaggacttcaatagctcagacataggttaggggtttgatacaggagtgggtgggtgagattctgtggcctgcgttgtgcaggtcagactagatgatcataatggtcccttctgatcttaaagtctatgattctatgaagggagtgtacaagtggagaaccagtgttgacaaggccaattcagtcaggttggatgtggtcctctctcaataattgatgaggaggtgccaataccaagagaaggaaaattgtttttgtagtgagccagccactcccagtccctattcaagaccaaattaatggtgttaagtttgtaAATGAACTGTAGCTCCGCAGTTTCTCtttaaagtctgtttttgaagttgttttttttttttttaaagatgaagtttaaatctgttattgaatgtccagggagattgaagtgttctcctactggcttttgaatgttaccattcctgatgtctgatttgcgtccatttattcttttacgtagagactgtcttgtttggccaatgtacatggcattgctggcacatgatggcatatatcacattagtagatgtgcccCTGCTGAATgcgcccctgatggtgtggctcatgtggttgggtcctctgatggtgtcgctagagtagatatggggacagagtaagcaatggggtttgttatagggattggttcctgggttagtgtttctgtgtgtggtgtgtagttgctggtgagtatttgcttcaggttggggggttgtctgtaagtgaggacttgcctgcctcccaaggtccatgagagtgagggattatttttgcggatacagactaacacagctacccctctgacactttcCAAAATAGAAACCTTCCAGACTGGAGTGTTCCATGCTTTGTCTGCCCAGAGCTGAAATAGTTTGTAAAGTTGGAACACTACTGGTTAAGCTGTTTTAAATTAGGGCGAGGAGGCAAGAATCACACCTTTcctacaattttatttttttaagacatCGCTATAGTAAAAATGGCTGGTACATGAAATATGGCAAGGCCCTACGTCTCAATGAGGGCTACTGctttgtgtggttttgttttaattaaataggAGATTTTCAAATAGTCCTTATTCTACATGTACAGCGAGGGAAGATGGGCTGTGCATACATGCACAGCTAACAAATATACACTGCTTGGTTGAA encodes the following:
- the DNAJB11 gene encoding dnaJ homolog subfamily B member 11, with translation MAPRSLGRLCLLLLYLLGEASAGRDFYKILGVSRSASVKDIKKAYRKLALQLHPDRNPDDPRAQEKFQDLGAAYEVLSDEEKRKQYDTYGEEGLKDGHQGSHGDIFSHFFGDFGFMFGGSPRQQDRNIPRGSDIIVDLEVTLEEVYSGNFVEVVRNKPVARQAPGKRKCNCRQEMRTTQLGPGRFQMTQEVVCDECPNVKLVNEERTLEVEIEPGVRDGMEYPFIGEGEPHVDGEPGDLRFRIKVLKHPVFERRGDDLYTNVTISLVEALIGFEMDIAHLDGHKVHVARDKITKPGAKLWKKGEGLPNFDNNNIKGSLIITFDVDFPKEQLTDEQREGLKQLLKQGSVQKVYNGLQGY